From Jaculus jaculus isolate mJacJac1 chromosome 19, mJacJac1.mat.Y.cur, whole genome shotgun sequence, a single genomic window includes:
- the Rabggtb gene encoding geranylgeranyl transferase type-2 subunit beta isoform X1, protein MGTPQKDVIIKPDAPSTLLLEKHADYIASYGSKKDDYEYCMSEYLRMSGIYWGLTVMDLMGQLDRMNREEILTFIKSCQHECGGVSASIGHDPHLLYTLSAVQILTLYDSVTVIDVNKVVEYVQSLQKEDGSFAGDKWGEIDTRFSFCAVATLALLGKLDAINVEKAIEFVLSCMNFDGGFGCRPGSESHAGQIYCCTGFLAITSQLHQVNSDLLGWWLCERQLPSGGLNGRPEKLPDVCYSWWVLASLKIIGRLHWIDREKLRSFILACQDEETGGFADRPGDMVDPFHTLFGIAGLSLLGEEQIKPVSPVFCMPEEVLRRVNVQPELVS, encoded by the exons GGCACACCACAGAAGGACGTCATTATCAAGCCGGATGCCCCCAGCACCCTGCTACTGGAGAAGCATGCAGACTACATTGCGTCCTACGGCTCAAAGAAGGATGATTAT gaGTACTGTATGTCTGAGTACTTGAGAATGAGTGGCATCTACTGGGGCCTGACAGTAATGGACCTTATGGGGCAGCTTGATCGCATGAACAGGGAAGAAATACTGACATTCATCAAGTCGTGCCAGCACGAGTGTGGGGGAGTAAGCGCTAGCATTGGACATGACCCTCATCTTCTGTACACTCTCAGTGCTGTCCAG ATTCTGACTCTGTATGACAGTGTCACTGTGATTGACGTAAATAAAGTGGTGGAGTATGTTCAGAGTCTACAGAAAGAAGACGGTTCTTTTGCTGGAGACAAGTGGG GAGAGATCGATACCAGATTCTCCTTCTGTGCTGTGGCAACTCTGGCTTTGTTG ggcaAGCTTGATGCCATTAATGTGGAAAAGGCGATTGAATTTGTTCTGTCCTGTATGAACTTTGATGGTGGATTTGGGTGCAGACCTGGTTCTGAGTCTCATGCTGGGCAG ATCTATTGTTGCACAGGATTCCTGGCTATTACCAGTCAGTTGCATCAAGTGAATTCTGATTTACTTGGTTGGTGGCTTTGTGAACGGCAGTTGCCCTCAGGTGGACTGAATGGAAGACCAGAAAAG TTACCAGATGTTTGCTATTCTTGGTGGGTGTTGGCTTCCCTAAAAATTATTGGACGGCTTCATTGGATTGATAGAGAAAAGCTGCGGAGTTTCATCTTAGCATGTCAAGATGAAGAAACTGGGGGGTTTGCTGACAGGCCAGGAGATATG GTGGATCCTTTTCATACATTATTTGGCATTGCCGGATTGTCACTTTTGGGAGAAGAACAGATCAAGCCTGTTAGTCCAGTCTTCTGCATGCCTGAAGAAGTGCTCCGTAGGGTGAATGTGCAACCTGAACTAGTAAGCTAG
- the Rabggtb gene encoding geranylgeranyl transferase type-2 subunit beta isoform X2, producing the protein MSEYLRMSGIYWGLTVMDLMGQLDRMNREEILTFIKSCQHECGGVSASIGHDPHLLYTLSAVQILTLYDSVTVIDVNKVVEYVQSLQKEDGSFAGDKWGEIDTRFSFCAVATLALLGKLDAINVEKAIEFVLSCMNFDGGFGCRPGSESHAGQIYCCTGFLAITSQLHQVNSDLLGWWLCERQLPSGGLNGRPEKLPDVCYSWWVLASLKIIGRLHWIDREKLRSFILACQDEETGGFADRPGDMVDPFHTLFGIAGLSLLGEEQIKPVSPVFCMPEEVLRRVNVQPELVS; encoded by the exons ATGTCTGAGTACTTGAGAATGAGTGGCATCTACTGGGGCCTGACAGTAATGGACCTTATGGGGCAGCTTGATCGCATGAACAGGGAAGAAATACTGACATTCATCAAGTCGTGCCAGCACGAGTGTGGGGGAGTAAGCGCTAGCATTGGACATGACCCTCATCTTCTGTACACTCTCAGTGCTGTCCAG ATTCTGACTCTGTATGACAGTGTCACTGTGATTGACGTAAATAAAGTGGTGGAGTATGTTCAGAGTCTACAGAAAGAAGACGGTTCTTTTGCTGGAGACAAGTGGG GAGAGATCGATACCAGATTCTCCTTCTGTGCTGTGGCAACTCTGGCTTTGTTG ggcaAGCTTGATGCCATTAATGTGGAAAAGGCGATTGAATTTGTTCTGTCCTGTATGAACTTTGATGGTGGATTTGGGTGCAGACCTGGTTCTGAGTCTCATGCTGGGCAG ATCTATTGTTGCACAGGATTCCTGGCTATTACCAGTCAGTTGCATCAAGTGAATTCTGATTTACTTGGTTGGTGGCTTTGTGAACGGCAGTTGCCCTCAGGTGGACTGAATGGAAGACCAGAAAAG TTACCAGATGTTTGCTATTCTTGGTGGGTGTTGGCTTCCCTAAAAATTATTGGACGGCTTCATTGGATTGATAGAGAAAAGCTGCGGAGTTTCATCTTAGCATGTCAAGATGAAGAAACTGGGGGGTTTGCTGACAGGCCAGGAGATATG GTGGATCCTTTTCATACATTATTTGGCATTGCCGGATTGTCACTTTTGGGAGAAGAACAGATCAAGCCTGTTAGTCCAGTCTTCTGCATGCCTGAAGAAGTGCTCCGTAGGGTGAATGTGCAACCTGAACTAGTAAGCTAG